Proteins encoded together in one Penicillium digitatum chromosome 1, complete sequence window:
- a CDS encoding 60S ribosomal protein uL16 — translation MARRPARCYRYCKNKPYPKSRFNRGVPDPKIRIFDLGRKKANVDDFPMCIHLVSNEYEQLSSEALEAARICANKYLVKIAGKEGFHLRVRVHPYHVVRINKMLSCAGADRLQTGMRGAFGKPQGLVARVNIGQIILSVRTRDAHRATALEALRRSQYKFPGRQKIIVSKNWGFTPVRREEYLQLRQEGKLLQDGAYVQFLRGHGPVEKNMKRFPVAYENVA, via the exons ATGGCCCGTCGTCCCGCGAGATGCTACCGCTACTGCAAGAACAAG CCCTACCCCAAGTCCCGGTTCAACCGTGGTGTTCCCGACCCTAAGATTCGTATCTTCGATCTTGGTCGTAAGAAGGCCAACGTGGATGACTTCCCCATGTGCATCCACTTGGTTTCCAACGAGTACGAGCAGCTTTCCTCCGAGGCTCTCGAGGCCGCCCGTATTTGCGCCAACAA GTACCTTGTCAAGATCGCCGGTAAGGAAGGTTTCCACCTGCGCGTCCGTGTGCACCCCTACCACGTCGTCCGTATCAACAAGATGTTGTCTTGCGCTGGTGCCGATCGTCTGCAGACCGGTATGCGTGGTGCCTTCGGTAAGCCCCAGGGTCTCGTCGCCCGTGTGAACATTGGCCAGATCATTCTGTCCGTCCGCACCCGTGACGCCCACCGTGCTACCGCTCTTGAGGCCCTCCGCCGCTCCCAGTACAAGTTCCCCGGTCGCCAAAAGATCATTGTGTCCAAGAACTGGGGTTTCACCCCCGTCCGTCGCGAGGAGTACCTCCAGCTCCGCCAGGAGGGCAAGCTTCTCCAGGACGGTGCCTACGTTCAGTTCCTCCGTGGCCACGGCCCCGTCGAGAAGAACATGAAGCGCTTCCCCGTTGCCTACGAGAACGTCGCTTAG
- a CDS encoding Extracellular membrane protein, CFEM domain, producing MKLTIFFPLAAFLSWTVADPLDDASPCLIRCINEASAVAGCVSSVDYKCTCPSPAFKDTLGTCLKVSCTPDDVTVAGELHKARCGGSPPQ from the exons ATGAAGCTCACAATCTTCTTTCCACTGGCTGCTTTCCTGTCTTGGACTGTCGCTGATCCTCTGGATGATGCCAGTCCCTGCCTT ATTCGTTGTATCAACGAAGCCTCTGCTGTGGCAGGCTGTGTCTCCTCTGTTGATTACAAGTGCACTTGCCCAAGCCCAGCGTTCAAGGATACGCTCGGTACTTGTTTGAAGGTCTCTTGTACCCCAGATGACGTGACAG TTGCCGGGGAATTGCATAAGGCACGTTGCGGTGGGTCGCCGCCTCAGTGA
- a CDS encoding Fibronectin-binding A, N-terminal, with protein MKQRFSSLDVKVITQELASECVNLRVSNIYDLSSRIFLFKLAKPDHRRQLIIDSGFRTHVTQYTRTTATTPSPFVTRLRKYLKSRRITGISQIGTDRIIEISFSDGAYHIFLEFFAGGNIILTDREYNILAFFRQVAAGVGQEEIKAGLKYTVSNKQNYDGVPDITADRVLQTLEKAQGLSAQEGNAPKKFKKKGTDVLRKALSQGFPEYPPLLLDHVFAIKEFDTTTPLDQVIGSQDLLQAVKEVLEESRRVSNTFDSGASHPGYIVAKEDTRPIPEGETSSKAAGLLYEDFHPFKPRQFENKPGIKILEFERFNATVDEYFSSLESQRLESRLTEREEAAKKKLESVRFEHKKRIDELKNVQELHIRKANAIQDNVYRVQEAMDAVNGLVAQGMDWGEIARLIEMEQDRGNPVAQIIKLPLKLYENTVSLLLGEAGDDEDEEEEFSSSDESDSDSENEADQETSSAERESKLLTIDIDLGLSPWANASQYYDQKKQASEKEQRTTQSSTKALKSHEKKVTTELKRGLKKEKQVLRQARTPFWFEKFVFFISSEGYLVIGARDAMQSELLYRRYLSKGDIFVHADLEGATPIVVKNRAGSADAPISPSTLSQAGNLCVATSTAWDSKAVMSAWWAHAHQVSKIAENGSGIMPTGVFQIKGEKNFLAPSQLVLGFGIMFQVSQESVRNHKQRFDTSDIPLAAIPPADETEASELKDFLEPEAQWQTEANEDAEKGNEASEEEDEDEKAASRNPLQRSNSELFTSQPTQESESRSDPEEEVKDELEQEVAEDQPEEEEEEEEEEEAKSTAGQNPAPGQNEEPNLNARERRTLRQGKSLDRPGEEESAAPRIAPTRGKRAKDKRAAAKYANQDEDERELALRLVGANKGKAAKAAKAAEAKEQREREAEAQRQRRRAQHERAAEAERKRQAQFTENGTDDYSEETAAAEASDLTWIPALVGTPTTDDEIIAAIPVCAPWAALGRYKYKVKLQPGTVKKGKAVKEIIGRWVSETTTGKVKKEHAEDVGISRVDAERLREREGELIKSWKDTEIINTMVVGKVRIMTAGAGSGGGGDKGKGKGGKGGGGGKGKKK; from the exons ATGAAGCAGAGATTCTCGTCTTTGGACGTCAAG GTCATCACGCAAGAATTGGCGTCAGAGTGTGTCAACCTCCGAGTGTCCAACATCTACGACCTGTCCTCG CGTATATTTCTTTTCAAACTCGCTAAACCGGACCACCGGCGTCAACTCATTATTGACTCCGGTTTTCGCACTCATGTCACTCAGTATACGCGAACTACGGCAACCACACCCTCGCCCTTTGTGACCCGTCTCCGAAAATATCTGAAGTCTCGCCGAATTACGGGAATCTCTCAAATCGGAACAGATCGCATCATCGAAATTTCTTTCAGCGATGGCGCATATCACATCTTCCTCGAATTCTTCGCCGGTGGTAACATCATCTTGACAGACCGCGAGTACAATATTCTTGCTTTCTTCCGCCAAGTTGCTGCTGGTGTGGGTCAGGAAGAGATCAAGGCTGGACTCAAGTACACTGTGTCGAATAAACAGAATTATGATGGGGTTCCGGACATCACAGCGGATCGAGTTTTGCAAACTCTGGAAAAGGCACAGGGGCTTTCTGCCCAAGAGGGAAACGCAcccaaaaaattcaaaaaaaagggaacgGATGTTTTGCGAAAAGCATTGTCGCAAGGCTTTCCTGAATATCCTCCTCTGCTCCTCGACCACGTCTTTGCGATCAAGGAATTTGATACCACAACGCCGCTGGATCAAGTAATAGGGAGCCAAGATCTGTTGCAGGCCGTAAAAGAGGTGCTAGAAGAATCGCGGCGAGTTTCCAACACCTTTGACTCTGGCGCTAGCCATCCTGGCTACATTGTTGCAAAAGAAGACACGCGACCCATCCCGGAAGGAGAGACTTCATCAAAGGCCGCGGGCCTGCTTTACGAAGACTTTCATCCTTTCAAACCTCGACAGTTTGAAAATAAACCAGGAATAAAGATCCTAGAGTTCGAGCGCTTCAATGCCACAGTCGACGAGTACTTTTCATCTCTTGAATCTCAGCGACTCGAGTCGCGATTGACAGAGCGCGAGGAGGCAGCCAAGAAGAAGCTCGAATCCGTGCGATTCGAGCACAAAAAGCGGATTGATGAGCTCAAGAACGTACAAGAGCTTCACATCCGCAAAGCGAATGCTATTCAGGACAATGTATACCGAGTTCAGGAGGCAATGGATGCTGTCAATGGACTGGTGGCCCAGGGAATGGACTGGGGTGAAATTGCGCGCCTGATTGAGATGGAACAGGATCGCGGCAATCCAGTGGCGCAGATCATCAAATTGCCCCTCAAATTGTACGAAAATACAGTCAGCCTACTTCTTGGAGAGGCCGGcgacgacgaggatgaagaggaggagtTTTCTAGCAGCGATGAATCAGACTCCGATTCAGAGAACGAAGCAGATCAAGAGACAAGCAGTGCGGAACGAGAGTCTAAGCTTTTGaccattgacattgacctTGGTTTGAGCCCATGGGCGAATGCATCACAATACTATGATCAGAAGAAGCAAGCCTCAGAGAAGGAACAAAGGACAACCCAGTCGTCTACGAAGGCACTGAAGAGTCACGAGAAGAAGGTGACGACCGAGCTGAAGCGAGGCttgaagaaagagaagcaaGTGCTTCGACAGGCTCGGACGCCATTCTGGTTTGAGAAATTTGTCTTTTTCATTTCTTCGGAGGGCTACTTGGTTATAGG TGCACGTGATGCTATGCAAAGTGAATTGCTCTACCGGCGTTATTTGTCGAAGGGCGATATCTTTGTGCACGCTGACCTCGAAGGTGCGACGCCAATAGTGGTGAAGAACCGAGCCGGCAGTGCAGACGCACCAATCTCTCCAAGCACATTATCTCAAGCTGGCAACCTTTGCGTCGCGACTTCCACTGCTTGGGATTCAAAGGCTGTCATGTCTGCTTGGTGGGCGCATGCTCATCAGGTATCCAAAATCGCAGAGAACGGCAGCGGAATAATGCCCACGGGTGTTTTCCAAATCAAGGGAGAGAAGAACTTCTTGGCGCCATCGCAACTGGTGCTTGGATTTGGCATCATGTTCCAAGTCAGCCAAGAAAGCGTTCGGAACCATAAGCAGCGATTCGACACATCTGACATTCCACTAGCCGCTATACCTCCTGCAGATGAGACTGAGGCTTCTGAGCTGAAGGACTTCTTGGAGCCAGAAGCCCAATGGCAGACAGAGGCCAACGAAGACGCAGAAAAGGGAAATGAGGCAtctgaagaggaggatgaagatgagaaagCCGCCTCCCGAAACCCTCTCCAGCGAAGCAATTCCGAGCTTTTTACCTCTCAACCAACTCAAGAATCGGAGTCTAGGTCCGACCCGGAAGAAGAGGTAAAGGATGAACTTGAGCAAGAAGTTGCAGAGGATCAGccggaggaagaagaagaggaagaggaagaagaagaagccaaatcAACAGCAGGTCAAAATCCTGCACCTGGGCAAAATGAAGAACCGAACTTGAACGCTCGAGAGCGACGTACCTTGCGACAAGGCAAGTCGCTTGACCGTCCCGGCGAGGAAGAATCAGCTGCACCACGCATCGCCCCTACTCGCGGTAAGCGGGCGAAGGACAAGCGCGCTGCTGCCAAGTATGCTAATcaggacgaggatgagcgAGAACTTGCTCTTCGGTTAGTGGGTGCTAACAAGGGCAAGGCCGCAAAGGCGGCCAAGGCAGCTGAGGCCAAGGAACAGCGTGAACGAGAGGCTGAGGCGCAAAGGCAACGACGACGGGCCCAACATGAGCGCGCTGCCGAAGCCGAGCGCAAACGGCAGGCCCAGTTTACGGAAAATGGAACGGACGATTACAGCGAGGAGACAGCTGCCGCAGAAGCTTCGGATCTCACTTGGATTCCAGCCCTGGTGGGTACACCAACTACGGATGATGAAATAATTGCTGCTATTCCTGTATGCGCCCCATGGGCTGCCCTTGGACGCTACAAGTACAAAGTCAAACTGCAGCCAGGCACTGTAAAGAAGGGCAAGGCCGTCAAGGAGATCATTGGTCGGTGGGTGTCCGAGACCACCACCGGGAAGGTTAAGAAGGAGCACGCCGAAGATGTCGGGATCTCTCGTGTCGACGCTGAGCGTCTCCGGGAACGGGAGGGAGAGCTCATCAAGAGCTGGAAAGATACTGAGATTATCAACACTATGGTTGTGGGCAAGGTGCGCATCATGACTGCAGGAGCTGGAAGCGGCGGTGGGGGTGATAAGGGCAAGGGCAAAGGTGGAAAGGGTGGCGGAGGTGGTAAGGGTAAGAAGAAGTGA
- a CDS encoding Translation initiation protein Sua5, which yields MPTQTRVVPVQRLSKGPGDLSLAEWWEKERNQKTPESQAIEEAAKLLRSSDIPVAFPTETVYGLGADATRSASVQGIYRAKQRPSDNPLIVHVDSLDMLERLLNPTSHGSPNSIQSLPIALPSIYKPLIDKFWPGALTIILPNPSGSILAPEVTSSLTTFGVRMPSSPLARLLIHATDRPLAAPSANASTKPSPTTAQHVYHDLKDRIEMILDGGASGVGVESTVVDGLCDPPAILRPGGIGIDEIRKCEGWENVAVGYKDGTLDVKEVPRAPGMKYRHYSPKARVVLFESTSNPAGVMKLVQKDLKDTAIGAHKIGIIRTRNWEIGLGLASEDHLASSMNPVSSPIENIISFPIPVLENGNPSGRTKMAYDYHLGSDAVSIAHGLFAALRGLDELDVDVIYVEGVSDREGDLAAAVMNRLRKAAGAEMRV from the coding sequence ATGCCCACACAAACGAGAGTTGTCCCCGTTCAACGGCTCAGCAAAGGGCCCGGCGATTTATCTCTGGCAGAATGGTGGGAGAAGGAGCGCAACCAAAAAACGCCAGAGTCCCAGGCCATCGAAGAGGCTGCCAAACTTCTCCGGTCAAGTGACATTCCCGTCGCATTTCCTACCGAGACAGTATATGGCCTAGGAGCCGATGCGACGCGCAGTGCCTCTGTTCAGGGAATCTATCGCGCGAAACAACGGCCCTCAGACAACCCCCTGATCGTTCATGTCGACTCACTCGACATGCTTGAGCGTCTCCTCAATCCCACCTCCCACGGTAGCCCCAACTCAATTCAAAGTTTGCCAATCGCTCTTCCCTCGATCTACAAGCCTTTGATCGACAAATTCTGGCCCGGCGCACTGACAATCATTCTACCCAATCCATCTGGGTCCATATTGGCGCCGGAGGTCACTTCCAGCCTGACCACATTCGGCGTCCGCATGCCCTCTTCTCCACTCGCACGTCTACTCATCCACGCAACAGACCGTCCCCTCGCCGCGCCATCTGCAAATGCCTCCACCAAGCCATCCCCAACAACCGCGCAGCATGTATACCACGATCTCAAAGACCGCATCGAGATGATTCTCGACGGCGGCGCCTCCGGTGTTGGCGTTGAAAGCACTGTGGTGGACGGATTATGCGACCCACCAGCGATTCTGCGCCCCGGCGGCATCGGCATCGACGAAATCCGGAAATGCGAAGGGTGGGAAAACGTCGCAGTCGGCTACAAAGATGGAACGCTAGACGTGAAGGAGGTTCCACGCGCACCGGGAATGAAATACCGCCATTACTCGCCAAAGGCACGGGTTGTTCTCTTTGAGTCGACATCCAACCCAGCCGGGGTGATGAAACTTGTCCAAAAAGACCTGAAAGATACAGCCATTGGCGCACACAAAATTGGTATTATCCGCACGCGGAACTGGGAGATTGGCTTGGGGCTGGCTTCAGAAGATCACCTCGCCAGTAGCATGAACCCCGTGTCTTCTCCCATTGAGAACATTATCAGTTTCCCGATCCCCGTGTTGGAGAATGGAAACCCGAGCGGCCGCACGAAGATGGCGTATGATTACCATCTTGGCTCAGATGCGGTTTCCATCGCACATGGTCTATTTGCCGCCCTGCGCGGGCTGGATGAgcttgatgttgatgttatTTACGTGGAAGGTGTTTCAGACCGCGAGGGTGACCTGGCCGCAGCTGTCATGAACCGGCTACGAAAGGCTGCTGGTGCTGAAATGCGGGTTTGA